The genomic interval GAATCCGCGGCGGAGCTGCAGGTGACGGTGCTCGCCGTGCAGCAGCGCGCCGAGCTGGCGCAGGAGCACATCGCGGCCCTGTCGCCCTCGCGCGACAAGGGGTGACCTGCGGCGTTCCTTCCCCGTTGTCCAGGGATTCACGGGGTGCCGGCAAAACCGCGAGGGTCCGTGGGCCGCATCACCAGAATTGACACGTACGATGGACCCCGCACACCTGATCCGACCGACTGGAGTTCACCCATGGGCGCCCTCAAGCCATGGCACATCATCGTTTTTGTGGTCGTCCTCGTGCTGCTGTTCGGCGCGAAGCGGCTTCCTGACGCGGCCCGCTCGCTCGGCCGGTCGCTGCGGATCATCAAGGCCGAGACCAAGGGTCTGGTCGACGACAACAACGACGTCGCCGAGAAGGCCGAGCCGCAGTACTCGCGTCAGCCGCTGCAGGGTGAGGTGCAGCAGCCCGGCGGTTACCAGCAGGCCCCGCCGCCGCAGGGTTACCAGCAGGCGCCCCCGCCCCAGGGCTACCAGCAGCAGC from Paractinoplanes brasiliensis carries:
- the tatA gene encoding Sec-independent protein translocase subunit TatA, with protein sequence MGALKPWHIIVFVVVLVLLFGAKRLPDAARSLGRSLRIIKAETKGLVDDNNDVAEKAEPQYSRQPLQGEVQQPGGYQQAPPPQGYQQAPPPQGYQQQPYVDPVQQRTNDR